The window GTGTCACGGACGAGAAGCCGGCATCGGCCATGTAGGACAGGGCCGTCTCGCACCCCCACATGGTGCCGAGGCCCTCGCCGCCCTGGGCGAGCGATACGGTCATGCAGTGCATGGTCGAGACCGTGTAGAGAAACGGCGCCAGCGGGTGGTCCATGTTGCCGTGATGATGGTGCGAGCCCCTGATGTCCTGGCAGATGTAGACGCCATCGTGCTTCAGGGCCCGGCGGATACCGCGCAGCACCGCCATCGGATCGGCCTGGTCGTGGATGGCATCGAAGGTCAGCACGAGGTCGAACGCGGCCGCCTCGACGGTCGCCTCGAGATCGGTGACGTCGCGGCTGTAGAACGCGACGTTGGTGCTGCCCTGCTGCCGGGCTTCCGCGCGGGCAAAGGCAATGGCGTCGTCCGACAGGTCGTAGCCGACGAAGGTGGAGTTCGGGAAGGCGGCGGCAAGACTGTTGAGGGCGCGGCCGCGGCCGCAGCCGACGTCGAGCACCCGGATGCCCCTCTCCAGCTTGCCGACCAGCCCGTCGACGAGGGGCAGGATCTTGTCGACGAGGTTGGGAACGACCGTCTGGTTCGAGTCCTCCATCATCACCTCGTGGAAGCGCTCGAACCTCTCGTAAGGCACCCCGCCGCCCTCGCGGAAGCAGTCGACGATGTCCGTCTCGACGCCGGCCAGAACCGGAATGATCTGCGCCGCGACCGCCATGTTGTCGCCCTCGCCATCGCGTGTGAGAACGCGGGCATGTTCGTCCGGAAGCCGGTACGTGCCGGTGTCGGGATCGTGGTCGACGATACGCCCGACGGTCATGGCGCCCAGCCATTCGCGCACGTATCGCTCCTGCAGGTCGGCGGCTTTGGCGATTTCGGCGCTGTTCGCCCACGCCATGCCCGCCATCGTGTCGAACAGGCCGGTGCGATGGCCGATCGCCACCGTCAGGCACAGGGCGCCGTCGTTGATCATGCCGATCACACGGCCCTCGAATTCCTGGGCCCGGTCGGTATCCGCTCGAAACATCTGGTTCATGTCGTGTGTGCCTTTCCTCGTGTTGGGCCACTCCCCGTGTCGGGACGGGGCGCGAGCAAACCGGATGCGGTTTGCAGAACGACGTCGCCGACGTTTCCGTTCGGCCGCTGACCGTTTCGATTGTTTCTCGGCTAATGTGGCGGCGCGGCTGGGCGCGCCCGCCTGAATTCGCTAGACAGGGCCGGACGCAGCCGAGCCGAGGATCCCGATCCATGAAAACCGTCTACTCCGACGATCACCGCCTTCATGCCGCGAAGAAGGAGCTGGTCGACGGGACATTGATGCCCGCGCACGAACGGCCGCAGCGCGCCGACATCATCCTGGCGCGGGTCAGGGAGGTGGGGCTCGGCGAGATCCTGGCGCCGGAGGATTTCGGGGTCGCGCCGCTGGCGCGGGTACATGACGGGCGCTACCTCGCGTTCCTCGAGTCGGCGTGGGACATGTGGAAGGAGACGGGCCGGGAGTGGGACGCGCTGCCGCTCGTCTGGCCGGTGCGCGGCCTGCGCGCGATCGAGCCGGAGGATATCGACGGCAAGCTCTCCTACTTCTCGTTCGACGCCGGCGCGCCGATCACCGCAGGCACCTGGCCGGCGGTCCGGGCGAGCGCCAACGTGGCGCTGACGGCGGCGCGGCTGGTCAAGGATGGCGAGCGGGTGGCCTTCGGCCTGTGCCGCCCGCCGGGCCATCACGCCGCCGCCGACTATTGCGGCGGCTACTGCTTCCTCAACAACGCCGCGATCGCCGCCCAGTGGCTGCGCGACCAGGGCGCCCAGAGGATTTCCGTCCTCGACATCGACTATCATCACGGCAACGGCACGCAGTCGATCTTCTACGAGCGCGCCGACGTTCAGTTCCTGTCGCTGCACGGCGATCCCAGGCAGGAGTATCCCTATTTCCTGGGCTATGCCGACGAGATCGGGGCCGGGCGGGGCGAAGGCTACAACGTCAACTATCCGATGGAATGGGGCACGGCTTACGACGCCTGGGGGCAGGCGCTGAAGGATGCCTGCCACGAGGTCGCCTCCTACGCGCCGGACGCCGTCGTCGTGTCGCTCGGAGTCGACACGTTCGAGAAGGACCCGATCTCCCAATTCAAGCTGAAGAGCCCCGACTATCTGGATATCGGCAAGACGATGGCCGGGTTGGGCCTGCCGACCGTGATCCTGATGGAGGGCGGCTACGCGGTCGACGAGATCGGCATCAACGCCGTCAACGTGCTGACCGGCTTCGACGACGCGGTCTAGCAGACCGAGCGGCGACCGCGGACCTCGCTGACCTCAGCCGAGCGTCACGTCGAGGAACATCATGACCACAAGGCCGACCACCAGACCGGCGGTGGCCTGGTTCTGGTTTCCCCGGCTGTGCGTCTCCGGGATGATCTCGTGGCTGATGACGTAGAGCATGGCGCCGGCGGCGAAGGCGAGGCCCCATGGCAGGAGCGGTTGCGAAACATAAACCGCGCCGGCGCCCAGCAGTCCGCCGACCGGCTCGACGATTCCGGTCGCCGACGCGATCAGAAAGGCGCTCGTTCGCGAATAGCCCTGCGAGGCCAGCGCGACGGCGACCGCAAGGCCCTCCGGCGCATTCTGCAGCCCGATGCCGGTGGCGAGCGACAGCCCGTTGGCGAAATCGCCGGCGCCGAAACCGATACCGACCGCCAGGCCTTCGGGGAAGTTGTGGATCGTGATGGCGATCACGAACAGCCAGATCTTCCTGAGGCTCGGCGAGGCCGGCCCTTCCGGGCCGAGCAGGAAGTGCTCGTGCGGGACGGATTCGTTGATCCAGGCGATCGTGGCGACGCCGAGAACGAGGCCGCCGACGCAGATCGTCGCGGCCGCGAACGTACTGTCGTAAAGCTGCCCGGCGGAGTCGAGGCCGGGAATGATCAGCGAGAAGAACGAGGCGGCCAGCATG is drawn from Microbaculum marinisediminis and contains these coding sequences:
- a CDS encoding class I SAM-dependent methyltransferase, which produces MNQMFRADTDRAQEFEGRVIGMINDGALCLTVAIGHRTGLFDTMAGMAWANSAEIAKAADLQERYVREWLGAMTVGRIVDHDPDTGTYRLPDEHARVLTRDGEGDNMAVAAQIIPVLAGVETDIVDCFREGGGVPYERFERFHEVMMEDSNQTVVPNLVDKILPLVDGLVGKLERGIRVLDVGCGRGRALNSLAAAFPNSTFVGYDLSDDAIAFARAEARQQGSTNVAFYSRDVTDLEATVEAAAFDLVLTFDAIHDQADPMAVLRGIRRALKHDGVYICQDIRGSHHHHGNMDHPLAPFLYTVSTMHCMTVSLAQGGEGLGTMWGCETALSYMADAGFSSVTQYELEHDIMNVYYVCRP
- a CDS encoding histone deacetylase family protein encodes the protein MKTVYSDDHRLHAAKKELVDGTLMPAHERPQRADIILARVREVGLGEILAPEDFGVAPLARVHDGRYLAFLESAWDMWKETGREWDALPLVWPVRGLRAIEPEDIDGKLSYFSFDAGAPITAGTWPAVRASANVALTAARLVKDGERVAFGLCRPPGHHAAADYCGGYCFLNNAAIAAQWLRDQGAQRISVLDIDYHHGNGTQSIFYERADVQFLSLHGDPRQEYPYFLGYADEIGAGRGEGYNVNYPMEWGTAYDAWGQALKDACHEVASYAPDAVVVSLGVDTFEKDPISQFKLKSPDYLDIGKTMAGLGLPTVILMEGGYAVDEIGINAVNVLTGFDDAV
- a CDS encoding ZIP family metal transporter encodes the protein MLDAHPVLLGTIGSLLAGAMTSVGALPVFFGRDISTRTQDALLGFAAGVMLAASFFSLIIPGLDSAGQLYDSTFAAATICVGGLVLGVATIAWINESVPHEHFLLGPEGPASPSLRKIWLFVIAITIHNFPEGLAVGIGFGAGDFANGLSLATGIGLQNAPEGLAVAVALASQGYSRTSAFLIASATGIVEPVGGLLGAGAVYVSQPLLPWGLAFAAGAMLYVISHEIIPETHSRGNQNQATAGLVVGLVVMMFLDVTLG